In the genome of Cercospora beticola chromosome 2, complete sequence, one region contains:
- a CDS encoding uncharacterized protein (BUSCO:EOG09260FKU), whose product MAAAVAQTGTRGRHDALFDAVFAPKQHTTATPESTPNIGTLASPGTAFGGFNLADDPATQTALFNRQWSTATRFLTLPNGLEGQPRDSRGGPSRQTEHALHYLLSAGATRKQLTQWYSYEISTHFRNFVLPHLQFWEKPIAVNEAARVLSDTVTVLQDASKVYFAVGESLDEALNLLLAQFIKQVRHDFHVLMLHALPRQRVQKTLASYLFQCMANSIETSGQSEQCIDDDVCSCSVDLDLNALSQLEDAGLGGALGERAFAHAVHRLLQGPAVERRCFQVDWHGQTSCVQRLRTWVHDRMVPALEKAVTTLAGKQTMGLPTQQFVSAAVNTFGRLRTSALFDYVSTWPASQGALLDIKEYLHANGASEKAYLCASFSEQIHRRLFHAGASTTEILGVYINVIHVFRLLDPRGVLLEKVAIPIRNYLRSREDTVSTIAASFLIDTRNTEPSEHDHDKICFAVAEAVNNTQDYGNYDEAGRGGNDLHWLQKNWMPDPIDAGPNWKSSKSDDIVAYIIGLFEPEDFVKAFSTALGQHLLQTKDRRYFKEISVVELLKTRLEPGMLQHAEVMLKDMQESAILNRRLNPGDQEIPPSVPPTPKELQSAIPDDGITLTSLYEHFKNRVDSTQFQATLKMVANKRDDLYYPKRTRLPAERTREMASKEQQNGKTVFETKVLSSHFWPPLREGDFKVPQQIAQHKERYEQAFSRTSGQRRLEWRPALDITTITLDFPDRSVEVEDVEVWKLTVVDAFAEERHNNSDVPPIIYDKDEGLSVASLAEALEMPEDYVQSAVSYWMNKRILYEKSAGMYAVLDNLDMDVPSIAEPSQLDIEEDVGAIMSEQAVLRQNAPTFQTFIEQMLRNGGAKEIGGMMGITSIMKMVLPTFTYGDDEVKWLLEDMESRGDVVRKGESWAVAK is encoded by the coding sequence ATGGCTGCGGCCGTGGCTCAGACTGGGACACGAGGCCGCCATGACGCTCTCTTCGACGCCGTGTTTGCGCCCAAGCAGCACACCACTGCTACCCCGGAGTCGACGCCAAATATCGGAACTCTCGCTTCTCCCGGAACAGCCTTCGGAGGCTTCAACCTGGCTGATGACCCTGCAACGCAGACTGCGCTGTTCAACAGGCAATGGAGCACCGCCACGCGCTTCCTCACACTGCCGAATGGACTAGAAGGACAGCCGCGGGACTCGCGCGGTGGGCCGAGTCGACAGACCGAACATGCGCTGCACTACCTGCTTTCGGCAGGTGCAACTCGCAAGCAGCTGACTCAATGGTACAGCTACGAAATCTCGACGCACTTTCGCAACTTTGTCCTGCCGCATTTGCAATTCTGGGAGAAGCCAATCGCTGTGAACGAAGCTGCTCGGGTCCTCTCTGACACTGTGACAGTATTGCAAGACGCATCCAAGGTGTACTTTGCTGTCGGCGAGTCACTCGATGAAGCACTCAATCTTTTGCTCGCACAGTTCATCAAGCAAGTCAGACATGACTTTCACGTTCTCATGTTGCACGCTCTGCCGCGACAACGCGTGCAGAAGACCTTGGCGAGCTACCTTTTCCAGTGCATGGCCAACAGTATCGAAACTTCCGGTCAGTCTGAGCAATGCATTGATGACGATGTTTGCTCATGCAGCGTGGACCTCGACCTCAACGCTCTGAGCCAGCTGGAAGACGCTGGTCTTGGTGGTGCTTTAGGTGAGCGAGCATTCGCACATGCAGTCCACCGGCTGCTCCAAGGACCTGCCGTGGAGCGTCGCTGCTTTCAAGTGGATTGGCATGGGCAGACGAGTTGCGTGCAGCGACTGCGAACATGGGTCCATGACCGCATGGTGCCTGCCCTGGAGAAAGCAGTGACTACTTTGGCTGGGAAGCAGACCATGGGACTGCCGACTCAGCAATTCGTGTCCGCCGCTGTTAACACCTTCGGTCGGTTACGCACGAGCGCTTTGTTCGATTATGTCAGCACATGGCCCGCCAGCCAGGGCGCTCTACTCGACATCAAGGAGTATCTTCACGCTAATGGCGCGAGTGAGAAGGCATATCTATGCGCAAGCTTTTCCGAGCAGATTCATCGTCGCCTGTTCCACGCAGGTGCAAGCACTACGGAAATTCTCGGCGTGTACATCAATGTTATCCATGTATTCCGGTTACTGGACCCTCGTGGAGTGCTGTTGGAGAAGGTCGCTATTCCGATCCGAAATTATCTACGAAGTCGAGAAGATACAGTCTCGACGATTGCTGCTAGCTTCTTGATCGACACACGCAACACCGAGCCGTCCGAACATGATCACGACAAGATTTGTTTCGCAGTTGCTGAAGCTGTTAACAACACTCAAGACTATGGCAATTACGACGAGGCAGGCCGAGGTGGAAACGACCTGCATTGGCTGCAGAAGAATTGGATGCCTGATCCGATCGATGCTGGCCCGAACTGGAAATCGTCCAAGAGCGATGATATTGTGGCCTACATCATCGGTCTATTCGAGCCTGAAGATTTTGTGAAAGCATTCTCTACGGCTCTCGGTCAGCATCTGCTTCAGACCAAAGACCGTCGATACTTCAAAGAGATCTCGGTGGTAGAGTTGCTTAAAACACGTCTGGAGCCAGGAATGCTGCAGCATGCCGAAGTTATGCTGAAAGACATGCAAGAGTCCGCAATTTTGAACCGAAGACTCAATCCAGGCGACCAAGAGATACCACCTTCTGTCCCACCAACGCCCAAAGAGCTGCAAAGTGCAATACCGGATGACGGAATCACTTTGACCTCATTATATGAGCATTTCAAGAATCGTGTTGACAGCACTCAATTCCAGGCGACACTAAAAATGGTCGCCAACAAACGCGACGACTTGTACTATCCAAAGAGGACAAGGCTACCAGCAGAACGCACCAGGGAAATGGCAAGCAAAGAGCAACAAAACGGAAAGACTGTGTTCGAAACGAAGGTGCTATCAAGTCACTTCTGGCCCCCACTGCGCGAAGGCGACTTCAAAGTGCCACAACAAATTGCTCAGCACAAAGAGCGGTACGAGCAGGCTTTCTCCCGCACTAGTGGACAAAGGAGACTGGAATGGAGACCAGCTTTGGACATCACGACCATTACGCTCGACTTCCCAGATCGAAGTGTAGAGGTGGAGGATGTGGAAGTTTGGAAGCTCACTGTTGTCGATGCTTTTGCCGAAGAGCGCCATAATAATTCTGACGTACCGCCAATCATATATGATAAGGACGAAGGCTTATCGGTCGCGAGTCTCGCCGAAGCTCTTGAAATGCCGGAAGACTACGTTCAAAGCGCAGTAAGCTACTGGATGAACAAACGCATCCTCTACGAGAAGTCTGCGGGTATGTATGCTGTCCTGGACAATCTGGATATGGATGTACCAAGCATCGCGGAACCTTCACAACTAGACATTGAAGAGGACGTGGGAGCAATCATGTCAGAGCAAGCTGTGCTGCGGCAAAATGCGCCCACTTTCCAGACATTCATCGAGCAAATGCTACGAAATGGTGGCGCCAAGGAGATTGGCGGTATGATGGGAATCACGAGTATCATGAAGATGGTGCTGCCGACTTTCACAtatggcgatgatgaagttAAGTGGTTGCTGGAGGACATGGAGAGCCGGGGAGATGTCGTGAGAAAGGGAGAGTCGTGGGCCGTTGCGAAATAG
- a CDS encoding uncharacterized protein (BUSCO:EOG09263MR4), with translation MSKRNGVSQEVEKEAKQVASEPSKDKQERLLNDPNPGHFSLIRAYHLADLITLMNGFCGVMSVLSSLRYCIGRPEDTGNAWAALGLMPLGLFFDFFDGKVARWRKKSSLMGAELDSLADLISFGVAPAACAFSLGIRTPLDQLFLTLFVLGGLARLARFNVTTGNVPKDATGKAKYFEGLPIPTSLSFGTGLVSFWLYKGWVHDQIPYGTIAAGTIFEFHPVVALYLAHACCMLSKTLHIPKP, from the exons ATGTCGAAACGCAATGGCGTCTCGCAAGAGGTCGAAAAAGAAGCCAAACAGGTCGCGTCGGAGCCAA GCAAGGACAAGCAAGAACGTCTGCTCAATGACCCAAACCCAGGTCACTTCAGTCTCATCCGCGCGTACCACCTCGCCGATCTCATCACTCTCATGAATGGCTTCTGCGGCGTCATGTCTGTGCTCTCCTCTCTTCGATACTGCATTGGCCGCCCCGAAGACACGGGTAATGCCTGGGCTGCGCTGGGTCTCATGCCTCTGggtctcttcttcgacttcttcgacggGAAAGTGGCGCGATGGAGGAAAAAGAGCAGTTTGATGGGTGCCGAGTTGGATTCGTTAGCCGATTTG ATCTCCTTCGGTGTCGCTCCAGCAGCCTGCGCCTTCTCTCTCGGAATTCGAACTCCCCTCGACCAACTCTTCCTGACCCTCTTCGTCCTGGGCGGTCTCGCTCGCCTCGCACGCTTCAACGTCACAACCGGCAACGTCCCAAAAGACGCCACGGGGAAAGCGAAATACTTCGAAGGTCTCCCCATCCCCACAAGTCTAAGCTTTGGCACCGGGCTCGTATCATTCTGGCTATACAAAGGTTGGGTACACGACCAGATCCCATACGGCACGATCGCTGCGGGCACAATCTTCGAGTTTCATCCCGTCGTGGCATTGTACCTGGCGCATGCTTGTTGTATGTTGTCCAAGACTCTGCATATTCCAAAGCCGTAA